The nucleotide window GTCTGGTTCACGAGCTTCGTCACCTGGCCGGCGCCGCACACCCCGACGTGGAGGCTCCTGCCCATCAGGTCCAGGACGTCCCGTACCCGTTCGTATACGGCCTCGCGGCCGCCGACCATGATGGCCAGGGTCCCCTTCTCCGCCTTCTCCTGTCCGCCGCTCACGGGGGCGTCCAGCATGTCCGCCCCGCGCTCCTCGACGAGGGCGCAGAGCTCCCGGGAGACGGTCGGAGCGATGGAGCTCATGTCCACGACCACCTTGCCGGGGGAGAGCCCCTCCAGGACCCCGTCGGGCCCGCAGAGGACCGATCGGACGTCCGGGGAGTCCGGCAGCATCGTGACGACGACGCCGCAGCGCTCCGCGACCTCGCGGGGGGATCCGGCCGCATGGGCCCCGGCGGAGACGAGCGCCTCGACCGCGGGGCGGGACCGATTGAAGACCG belongs to Fretibacterium sp. OH1220_COT-178 and includes:
- the garR gene encoding 2-hydroxy-3-oxopropionate reductase, yielding MRIGFIGLGVMGKPMAENLLKGGRALTVFNRSRPAVEALVSAGAHAAGSPREVAERCGVVVTMLPDSPDVRSVLCGPDGVLEGLSPGKVVVDMSSIAPTVSRELCALVEERGADMLDAPVSGGQEKAEKGTLAIMVGGREAVYERVRDVLDLMGRSLHVGVCGAGQVTKLVNQTIVAANIAAVAEGLAFARRAGADPERVFRAIRGGLAGSQCLEDKAPRMLEERYEPGFRVELHAKDLNNVLQTGRDLHVAMPLAAQVMEMMQNLMARGCGALDHGALGRYYELLNGVSLKP